In Vigna unguiculata cultivar IT97K-499-35 chromosome 3, ASM411807v1, whole genome shotgun sequence, a single genomic region encodes these proteins:
- the LOC114178019 gene encoding geranylgeranyl diphosphate reductase, chloroplastic, with the protein MNSIALKTFVGLRQTSPDAPHFAAQPRLPPSHRKLRIVAGKFSPKLQGRNLRVAVVGGGPAGGAAAETLAKGGVETFLFERKLDNCKPCGGAIPLCMVGEFDLPLDIIDRRVTKMKMISPSNVAVDIGRTLKPHEYIGMVRREVLDAYLRERAKENGANIINGLFMKMDIPKDNSSPYVLHYSSYDNKTGGAGEKRTLEVDAVIGADGANSKVAKSIDAGEYEYAIAFQERVKIPDDKMAYYEDLAEMYVGDDVSPDFYGWVFPKCDHVAVGTGTVTHKADIKKFQLATRKRAEDKILGGKIIRVEAHPIPEHPRPRRLLGRVALVGDAAGYVTKCSGEGIYFAAKSGRMCAEAIVEGSENGKRMVEEGDLRKYLEKWDKTYWPTYKVLDVLQKVFYRSNPAREAFVEMCADEYVQKMTFDSYLYKTVVPGNPLEDLKLAINTIGSLVRASAIRREMNKLNA; encoded by the exons ATGAATTCTATTGCTCTCAAAACCTTCGTCGGGCTCCGGCAAACCTCGCCGGATGCACCGCATTTCGCCGCCCAGCCAAGACTCCCGCCATCTCACCGAAAGTTAAGGATTGTGGCCGGGAAATTCAGCCCGAAGCTGCAGGGGCGGAACCTACGAGTAGCGGTGGTGGGTGGTGGTCCCGCTGGCGGCGCGGCGGCGGAGACCCTGGCGAAGGGCGGCGTGGAGACTTTCCTTTTCGAGCGGAAGCTGGACAACTGCAAGCCGTGCGGGGGAGCCATTCCGCTGTGCATGGTGGGGGAGTTCGACCTGCCGCTGGACATCATTGACCGGCGCGTgacgaagatgaagatgatATCGCCGTCGAACGTGGCGGTGGACATCGGGAGAACGCTTAAGCCGCACGAGTACATAGGCATGGTCCGGCGCGAGGTGCTGGACGCTTACCTGAGAGAGCGGGCGAAGGAGAATGGGGCAAATATCATCAACGGGCTGTTCATGAAAATGGATATTCCGAAGGATAACAGCAGCCCTTACGTTCTTCATTACTCTTCCTACGATAACAAAACCGGCGGGGCTGGTGAGAAGCGTACCTTGGAAGTTGACGCCGTCATTGGTGCTGATGGCGCTAATTCTAAAGTCGCCAAGTCTATTGATGCTGGTGAATACGAGTACGCCATCGCCTTTCAG GAGAGGGTGAAAATTCCGGATGATAAGATGGCGTATTACGAGGACCTGGCGGAGATGTACGTGGGCGATGATGTTTCTCCGGATTTCTACGGGTGGGTATTTCCAAAATGTGACCATGTGGCCGTTGGCACCGGTACTGTGACACACAAGGCAGACATCAAGAAGTTCCAGCTAGCAACAAGGAAGAGAGCAGAAGACAAGATTTTGGGAGGCAAGATCATCAGAGTGGAGGCCCACCCTATCCCGGAACATCCGCGGCCGCGAAGGTTGTTGGGGAGAGTGGCTCTGGTTGGCGATGCTGCTGGGTACGTAACGAAATGCTCCGGAGAGGGAATCTATTTTGCGGCGAAGAGTGGTAGAATGTGTGCAGAGGCAATTGTTGAAGGTTCAGAGAATGGGAAGAGGATGGTGGAAGAAGGGGACTTGAGGAAGTACTTGGAGAAGTGGGATAAGACTTATTGGCCCACTTACAAGGTGTTGGATGTGCTTCAGAAGGTGTTTTACAGGTCCAACCCTGCGAGGGAAGCGTTTGTGGAGATGTGTGCTGATGAGTATGTGCAGAAGATGACCTTTGATAGCTATTTGTACAAGACAGTGGTGCCTGGGAATCCTCTGGAAGATCTCAAATTGGCCATTAACACCATTGGGAGCTTAGTTAGGGCCAGTGCCATAAGGAGGGAGATGAACAAACTTAATGCATGA
- the LOC114176907 gene encoding GDSL esterase/lipase At1g74460-like yields the protein MDFNLALVIVLITFFGIGLDGCHSKVVQFIFGDSLSDVGNNMHLSRSLAQASLPWYGIDMGNGLPNGRFTNGRTVADIIGDRTGLPRPPAFLDPSVSEEVILENGVNYASGGGGILNETGAYFIQKFSLDKQIELFQGTQKLIRGKIGKSAADKFFKEGRYVVALGSNDFINNYLMPVYRDSWTYNDDTFLDYLIGTLERQLKLLHSLGARQLVVFGLGPMGCIPLQRVLSTTGNCREKANKLALSFNKGVSELVDDLGKHFPDSTYRFGDAYDVVNDVISNPNKYGFQNSDSPCCSFWNIRPALTCVPASSLCKDRSKYVFWDEYHPTDSANELIADELIKKFGLTNSDQGDAPSPAPDVAPSPEDQ from the exons ATGGACTTCAATCTTGCATTAGTTATTGTGCTAATCACCTTTTTTGGAATTGGTCTTGATGGATGCCATAGCAAGGTTGTGCAGTTCATTTTTGGAGACTCACTCTCTGATGTTGGTAATAACATGCATCTCTCCAGAAGCCTTGCTCAAGCAAGCTTGCCTTGGTATGGCATAGACATGGGAAATGGGTTACCTAATGGAAGGTTCACTAATGGTCGCACAGTAGCTGACATAATAG GTGACCGTACTGGCCTCCCTAGGCCTCCTGCATTCCTGGATCCATCTGTGAGTGAAGAAGTTATACTAGAAAATGGTGTGAACTATGCTTCTGGTGGTGGCGGCATTTTAAATGAAACCGGTGCCTATTTT ATCCAAAAGTTTTCCCTGGACAAACAAATTGAGCTATTTCAGGGGACACAAAAGTTAATCAgaggtaaaattggaaaaagcGCCGCTGACAAGTTTTTCAAGGAAGGTCGTTATGTTGTTGCTTTAGGGAGCAATGACTTTATCAACAACTACTTGATGCCAGTTTACAGAGATTCATGGACATACAATGATGACACATTCCTGGACTACTTAATAGGAACATTGGAAAGACAACTAAAG TTACTTCATAGTTTAGGAGCACGACAGCTGGTGGTTTTCGGGTTGGGTCCAATGGGCTGCATTCCCCTTCAAAGGGTGCTCAGTACAACTGGGAATTGTCGAGAAAAAGCGAACAAACTGGCTCTTAGCTTCAACAAAGGTGTAAGCGAGTTAGTAGATGACTTGGGGAAGCATTTTCCTGATTCAACCTATAGATTTGGAGATGCATATGATGTTGTCAACGATGTGATTAGCAATCCAAACAAGTATG GATTTCAAAACTCAGACTCACCATGTTGTTCCTTTTGGAATATTCGACCCGCCCTTACATGTGTACCTGCATCAAGTCTGTGCAAAGATAGAAGCAAGTATGTCTTCTGGGATGAGTACCACCCCACAGACAGTGCTAATGAGCTTATTGCAGATGAACTCATCAAGAAATTTGGACTTACGAATTCTGATCAAGGGGATGCACCTTCACCAGCTCCTGATGTTGCTCCATCTCCAGAAGACCAATGA
- the LOC114179250 gene encoding uncharacterized protein LOC114179250 has translation MQYKMAGTFFRLFVILLGLSHLMCLKAIPVTRIENIMQSPKVRLTPENSHKVMNEKYWHLEEPTITERMELELLDYSPSGPNGRHTPKAP, from the exons ATGCAATACAAGATGGCAGGCACTTTCTTTCGTTTATTCGTGATTCTTCTCGGGCTTTCTCATCTTATGTGCTTGAAAGCAATACCCGTTACAA GAATCGAAAACATTATGCAAAGCCCCAAAGTTCGTCTTACACCGGAGAACAGCCACAAG GTTATGAATGAGAAATACTGGCACTTGGAGGAACCAACCATTACTGAGAGGATGGAGTTGGAACTCCTTGACTATTCCCCATCAGGGCCTAATGGTCGTCACACTCCAAAAGCACCATAG